The genomic window AAAGTGGAAACCGTATCGGAGAGAACTGATACAGCGAACAGTATATTTCTAACTGAAATCCACAAAGCAAGTCCAAATACTTCGAAGTCGATCGATAAGAGTCGCAAAGTTAACGAAGTGTGCAACGGTGGTAGTGAGAAGTTTGCTACCGTGAACTTTCTTAACGAGACCTTTGAGGAACTGATCGAGAGTAACGTAGACGACGATACGAAAGACCTGAAGACTGAGGAACCTAGTGAAGGAAACTCTACAAACAGCTTGAAACCTACTGAAACTTCAATCTCCGATGAATTAGAAGTTCTTGAAAGTCCTAAGGAATCTAAAAGCATTAGAGACGAGTTGCAAGAGATTGGTGAACTAGCGAACGGGGTTTCCGAAGAGAACGATAAGTTGACCGTGGTCACGGAAGATTTTTTGCAGAACGAAAAGAAGTTCTGTCAGATAGATTCGTATTTTCCGATGCTGAGTGATATTAGATTCACTGGTAAgcgattttttatatttactttgtttagacgattaattaattagatactGCTTACTTACAAATTACCTAGGAATAattcttttctattttatttacgttttatgaaattttgtgTTTCATGTGCTGGTAAAATTTGGGTTTGAATACTCTCATTCGATTTTTATGTATTGCTATTAccaaaaaatgttcaaaaaagcGATGGttgatgttgtaatttcatcattatcattttagaaacgtgtatgtttgtttgtagaatGAGATCTTCCAGCTCATATATCTATgtattaacatgttttttttacttactagGACCAGCAACAGAAATAATGAGCACATCGTTCACACAAGACTCCCCTACAGAACCCACATCCCCAGAAAGCGCGGACAAGCGCGACACTGCAGCAGAACTGCTCAAGGAGTGGGAcagcgattccgactcgcataCCAGCAACTCATCCAGCGGAGAGTTCATTTGGAAGGTGAGTTTGTAGTGAGAGTGAGTGGGTGAGTGGGTTGGGTGAGTGAGACTTGGTACTTGGTGTGATGGTGATTTTGTCCCTTAGTGGTCGTGATAGTGAGTGAAAATTGTTTGGTTAGAAATAGAGGCAATTTGCAATAATAGTAATGACCCTGATTCCGTGTAGTTCCTTTCTGTATATCAAGAGGTTGTTTAAAGGCATGTTTTGCATTTTAGCGGTATATAAAGTATGCCAGATAGAAACctgttatattaaaaatattttacaggatAACCTTAAGCTTTGAATTTGCAACAAAGAAACTGTACTGAATGTTTAGGATATCCCCTGAGTAGTACGATATACCCTGCACAATAATACCTACCTCAAAAATACCTCTACTAAGTGACCAAGTCTCACTCAACCAAATCTTGTGTTAACATTTAAGCCGGTGTGAGATTTCGCGGGCTGTTGTAactaaagcaatattttaaataataataatatttactacaaAATGTGAATAATGTAATGGTGTGGATACTCTGTAGTTTCTGTCCCCGCTTTGTGTTGGTAATATACCATATATTATAGATATGTGATGATGTTTAACTTGATAACTCTCCAAAAAggttgcatattttttaatgaaccTGTAGATATTCAAAcctcttttttatttgaatttgaattctATTCCAACCTCTTTAGAACAGTCATCAGGTTaaacaaaaagattttataatGCAGTTTCCTTATTAAAGTTATTCGTCGCTTCCCTGAGCTCTACAGTTTAGCTCTctgttattgtatttatacatatgtacacagAAACCATTGTTATGCCTCCATATGGTCGCTTTTATGGGCCATGGTGCTGTTGATGCCATTAAAAAAGATTATCATTTattaacagtattttttgtaaatattttttttttgtttattcactTCATAGATTTAGGATACCACCACCGTTTGATAGATTGGCAATGCTTGACAGATGACTATGTGGCATTAGTCCAAAAACTGCACACGCTAGGGGCCTGTGTGTCCCGTATCATACacaaagttttcacaaaaaaccCGCGATGTTTAGAAAAAGTTTTAACATTCTATGAATCAAGAAACTATACTACCAATACCGATTTTTAAGTTGAGGAAAGCATTTTACTCATTAATGAAAAAGTTCACTCAGCTGATGTACATAATTTTTTGCTTAACTAAAATCACTCCATTGCCAATCTATCTACTATTCAATCTATGTTTCACCATCTCATCTTGTTCTAAATCCAAAATGGCATCTCTGCACCAAGCCACATAACAGTACATGTATATAAATATGGGTGTTGGTGTGGTGTGCATGTGACGtgatatgtgtgtgtgttaggACGGCGACGGCCACGAGACCTCGGTCGTACCATCCACGCACTTCGACCACGTAAGTTGTGCCCTTACCTTCTATGTGTTTATGCATGCCTGGTACTTTTCGTTGCTCATCGGTTTTGAAATGTTGatttaatattagttattttttacatttctataTACTTTGCCatgataaatttatttgtattcattAATTCGTAGATATGTGGTTCATTAATAATTTCTTCAGCATTTCAAAACCTTTTATGTATGTAACACCATTTTGGGTTAGCATCATCCTGTTATGAGACATGCTTTTATTAGCCGAATATTTGTAATTAGAAAACTTTCCTTTAGTGCCTTTTTGTATCCATTCTACATTATCAATTCATTACTTTGTCTATATAAGAAAAAGCCATCgtcattataattttctcacAGTAACATCATCATTGTCGTGTAGTCTCATCACGGCTGTTACCCAATCTTCTACTTTATTACGTTACTTTAGGGTGTAATTTCCTTCGCAGCAGCGTACAGGTGAATCTCGCGACAACAGCGGGGGTGAACGTCACGGTTCCCCAACTGGTGGGTCGGCCGGGTCCGCGGGGTCGGGGGCTTCTGACGCCTCGGGGGACTCAGGGTCAGGGTCTGAAGGTGATGAGGTGGAGTTCGTGCCATCTTCGTGGGACTGCCGAGCAGCGCCCGCCAAGTCTTCGCTCAGGAGTTTGGAGCAGGCTACACCCGTATGTATATTTATGCTAATTGATATAAGAAATGTGATTCTTATGTTTGAAGATTAAAGAATGAACCAGGGTTATTTGGACCTCGTAGATAATTAATCCTCCAGGACGCTTAGGAAATaagtcaattttaaaatataccttatatcatttaaataatgctaACCAATATAGGGAAGGAAAataccaatataaataaatatctctaCCAATTTATATTACAATGATGTgcacattgtttatttatggcACTTTAATATATTATCAACAGTTACTCTGCCAATTTAGTCTGCCCAGTTTTATAATGCATTTTGTGTGGTTacttgattttgaaaatatttcaacgGTGTTCCAGTGATATTCAGTTCGTATTTTCGAAACATTCTATAACGTTAATAGATTGTTTTCAATGGTAATCGGTCTCATAAACGTTATTGAGTaccagtaccagtgttttacatggaacgactgcctatgtgacctcctcaacccagttccctGGGAAACCTGATATCCCGTATCACAGAATGAATGATCTCATACCAGACGAGCTAagcaaaattcaaattaatttatttcgcgAATATGGGTATATATGGGTATGGGTAAATATGGGTAAAATTGCGGAAAAGTATGTGTATATAATAGGGGAAATAGTGTGTGTCTTAATAGTGCGGTTATTTACCAGGACAACAAAAAACGCGTGGTGTTCAAGCGCCAGAAGTACCACTGCGTGTACGAGTACCCGCGCGAGGCGGCCGACATCGACGCGCACTCGCCCGCCGCATACCTGCCCGACCTCTCCACTTACTCAGGTATTATATACTACGTACAAACACTAAATATTGAAGGTATTCGATACTCCCTATAGCTTGTCAAATTCGTTACTACAGTGGTTTGCGGTGTGTGGGGCCGGAACATGGGAATATAACGAACGAGTTTGGTAGAGTATAAATGTGGAGATTAGTAAAGAGTAGAGagtaaaggtttattttaatttccaaagtATGATATTCGTCCCTTCAAATATGTGTGATAAAATTCTACCTGCCTTACCCTAGATTAAAATTTCGTTTGTCTGCAAACAATATAGGATCTcctgttatattttttacttttgacgAATGTTGTGTAGTGATTATAAATCTGTTTATAATCACAACGctaacttttgtatttttccCGTGAAGAAGATGCAgcagattaaaaataaagttctcAATTTACCATGTCTTTTATGTCAACTTGAAAGTTTTAACAGGGTTTGTTTTACTGTTATAGAATGGGACCCAACAAGTGCAGAGGAAGCTGAGCTCGGCTACGGACAGCTGTTCGGCGCACCCAGCCCTCTCGACCTCTACCCGCTCAGAGCTGGCATCGCCTTCGGACCTGGCAAGTTACATTAAAAAccgaaataaatatgattattaCCTTTTAGTATGGGGAATAACAGTAACTTTCTCCCCAGATTACGACGAAGACTTCTTCATCTCGTCATCAGCTCGGCCGTTCGAGAGCCTGGGCATCATGTCGACCACCAGCCAGTTCTTCCCCGGCAAGCACGTGAAGCCGTCACTCCTCGAGCGTGACCTCTCCGATGACCTCCCCGATGACTTCCCTCCGCCGCCCTCTCCCTTACCAACCACCACTTTAATGCAAACTCGAACACCCTCACTAGACTTCACTACTCCAGACTCAGGAGTTGAAGACATCACCCCAGGCTCCACAACCGATGAAGACTTCAAAAAGAAGCTTCCAGAAACAGAATTGACGTGGAGACCAGTCGATAGCGCGAGCTCTAGTGAGTCCGTCAGCCCGAGTTCCCCGGGGGGCGAGGCCCTAGGCGGCCTGCGACACACGAGGGACAAGCTCAAGCTGGACCTGCCCCCGAGCCCGCATATACCGTCCCCGAGACACAACAGAGTGTTCAACTTCGTGCTCGACAAGCCCAAGCGAAGGGAAGACAGACCTGCTGAAATCGGCACAACACCTCTAGTGATGACCGATGACACTCCAATCGTCACTACGTCACTACCACTACAAAAGGATGCCGAAGACTTACCCGTTCCCGAGCCAACGTTCTCGACATTCGGCAAGAGCCCCCCCAAAGTGGAGCCAGAACAAAAGCTCATACTCACCGACGAAGTTGAAGACAATACAGAGGTCAAGGACGAGAGTCCCAAGGTCGTGGAAGCTGTGAAAGGCGAAGGTACAGTCCTCGACAGTGGTGATGAGGACTCCGGCATAGAAAGCAGCTCCAAGGCCACGCTGGAGAGGAACAAGACGAACGTCTCGTAATTAGAACAAAGTAGCAGtagttttgtataaatagtACTGATTCATAGATCTGAACGTAACCGGAACTTTGTTGTACGAATAAAGTTTATCGTTACGCTAAAGAGGACgtatattagtttggattacaACCGCTTTGGTATCAGTTAGTCTTTCTATTTTACCAGCGTGAACGGCATGGTCAGCGTGAATGTGTTGTTAATCCAATGATTTTTTAATTCTCATTACCTGAATGTACGTTCTTGTAGTACTTAGGTTTCTTCTGGTTCTAATTCAAACTAATGATTTCGTTTCTAGTGGTTTTGATAACCACACGTCAATGTGTCGAACGAACGTAATAATCGACGAATTATGCCattaataagtaaatagtaTTACACTCAGCAAAAGTATTAAGTGCTGGACATAAACTTGATATACATATCGGAATTATGGACATCGATGTTTTATAGCCAATCATAACTCTGACATCGAGATAGGAAACTAAAGTGTGCGTTCAAATTAATTCATCTTTTACCATTTTAATGTTGCCATTGATAGAAAATCGGTTCTATCAAGGTAGCAAACAAAATTTCGCTTCGCCtatttcgaataaaaaaatctaagataCTCAAGCctaattctaaattaaaataatatcaataaactaCGTAATATTTAGAATAATCACGGGCACGTTTTGGTTTCCTAACTCGATTCCATATACAGTATTCCGTGAAGTGTAAGGCAGTCTATAGTCAATGCAAGAGCGACTCGGATCGCTCCGTGATCAGATACAAAGGTACAAATCGCCATCAATATATCTATAGGTGTATCGCTTTCTTTATCGTAAGTTAAGGGCTTTGATACTTTTACACAACAGCCTAATATTATGAGACCAGTCGCGTCCGGgacttttgaaaatgtttttgttagatcaagtttttttatacatttatgatGCACGTAGAACTGCATTGCATGCATTCAAATTGCAGTATGAGTTTACTAATGTGGAGAtatgaattgaattttaattcgCGTGTAACGTATATTCGGATTTACTGTGCACGCCGCTGTATGTACGCACGCGGCCCTGCAGACTTCTCTCTCGTAGATAACTCAGTTTCAAGTACCGTAACATAACTCTCTCTCTGTGAATTACATCCATAATACTAATTAGTTAATTTCCCATTTTATATTCGTAATAAATGAATTGTAGAAGGTCTGGCCTATCCAATGGATTTACAATGAAGGCAGCCAATCGTCGTACTTGTTAGAAATTTTCATACGTAACGTTTTTTACTCTTATTTCGTATGTTGTAGTGATAGAATATGCTAGCGCTGCGCCCGACCTGCCCGCctactaaaattatatgttttatgtatagTATTGTATGATTCCCAccaaaattacttattatgttGCTACGTGAACAAATGTGGCGTTGTGTGGCGTCTGACGGGCAGCCGGGCGCAGAGCCGATATCTCAATGTCTAAATTACTTGTTATTTGTGACGACCTATACATTACGCACAAGTGAGTACGCATCTTCCATCTTTTAAACCTCAAAGAATATCTAAATTAAAGCGTTTCGGTCTACGATTGAGGTTAAAAAGCCAATTCTTAGTTAAGTAAAAGTTTATATTAGATAAGTGTAGTGTTAGATGTAACAagttgtggtgatagatcgacaTTGCGTATTACGTGCACTCAGCAACAGAATGTCTCGCTCAGTCGTTAAATTcccagttattatttattattattgaagcgTACCGCCGCGGCACCGACAGGTCATGCTGTTGCTGAGAGTACACGAGTGTGTGCCACTATATTAACGTCATCACTATAGTATGCAATACGTCCAAGTGTGAACCTAATGTGCAATTCTTCTCATTTCCATATCATCGCGTTTTAGTTGTTTAGTTACTgctgtaaatataatttaatgttattatgtattGAAGAAAATAATCTTTTTGAATATGAAAATTTATTGATTGTATTAATTGTACTACACGTTTATTGTtctgaacattattttttacagttttagaatattttcgTTAATGTACAGATGTAAATAAGTGATAGATGTTCATTTTGTTACGATGCGTAGGGAAGGTAGCTGATACGTCTGTTGTCGCGAGCCTCGGACGGGCGTCCGGAGCTCGGCTGTGCAACCTATACAATTCTATTCGTTTGTAGAAAACCTTACTCAGCAGATTAGTTTACTTCAAGcttatgatataaaaaataaggaatttatttgaatgaatTGTCCAGTTTTAATTATGGTATTTATTGATCGTAAGTTGTTATTGATTTGTATGAGTTGTCGGCAGTATTTAGTGAATGTGAACGCATTGGAAGTCTTTTCATATTGTGACTTTGTCGAgtcttttaaaagtatttctatgaaaaaaataataattaataaaacttgtgACTCAAtataagcattttatttataatactttacaATAAGTTAAGGAATGTTTTTCATGATAATACTACAAGTATCAGAATTCAGATCTAAGTGTGTCGGTGCGGTGTCGGTCAGCTACGTCGCCATATGATGACGAGGCCGGTGACGTCACTGGTGGCCAGCAGGCTCTCGTCGTAGCTGAAGCTCACGCCGATCACTGGAGACGCGTGACCTGAGGAACGAAACgagcatatttaaaaaaattgtctatgctAATATAGCGATTAGTCAGCAAGTCAGAATgaaaaagtatacctacatacgCGATCGAATTGAAAAATGCCTTAGTTTGggaagtaaattaaaaatatgtcgtGTCAAACAAGTGGACAaaatcatagaaactattagggtcaattcccactgaaagaccagcggccgtaagagcacggacaatgtaagagcgcggcgcggcgccgcgctcgcgctcaatcacttgcatttacggccgctaCTCTCtcagtggggattgacccttAAATCCAAATCCAAGCCGAAAACTGCTAGAActaaggatacagtgagctcgttctgcgtgaatcggattgtcaatacaTAATCAACAAAACATaaggtagctgtttgtaactaaaatatcaagacgaccaacaccttagtctgcccgtgaccatggatgccgTAAAAGATCCGAAACGTGCTTCTATTatagaattatatttattacattatctattTACCTTGTAACTTATTAACAACCGGGTGTTCGGCATGCCCTTCTATGTCCAAGAAGTAGACGCAGGAGTCCTCGCTGCCGCTGACCACACAGACGCCTCTGCGGAACGACATGATGGGGCAGAACGTTGACTTGACGCTGTGTTGAGTGTGTAATACGTCGAAACGCTTCTTCAGTTGAAGGTTGCCTTCGCGGTCGGCTATCCTGTGGGAGCAATGAGTATTTAGTAGCATTGGATATTTGAAACTACAGGTAGGTCTGTTTGGTAGAATTCTGTAATGGAGTGCTGAAGTTAAAATAACTTTGTGTATTATAAGACTGCAAGAGGCACAGTGTgagattttgtacaaaaaaaaagaaaattatacctGAGAACGAATTAcaatagatttttatattatgtatttgcaaGATTTGATTGTATTGATCAACCGATCAGTAAGGtaagttacctacctactttttatttaaggcTCATATTAATAGTGACATACCTGAAGAGATACAGCGAGTTATCAGCAGCACTGACGAGCAATGCAGGGTGTCTCGCAAGCCAGGGGCTCCAACTGAGGCAGGTGACGGCGCCGCCCACCGCGCAGCGCCGCAGCTTGCTCAGCCCGCCGCCCGCGCTGTCCATGCGGTAGCTCACTATCACGCCCTGGAGAATAGGGGCTATGTTACTAGCAACTTCAGAAAAAAAgaatcctaatcgaagaccggaaagtgggtcaaattaatatTCCAAGATTTACTTACATGGTTACATACTTACAAGTGAAGCTAGTAGAAGCGTGTTAAAAACTCAATATGTTACCTACgttgattttttaaaatggAACATGAGTTCCATTTACCGGCACCTACAggcgaaactactgaaccgatttgaaaaattcactgttgaaaagctacactcatGCCTTGTCCTGGATGTTAAACTTGGCTGTGAAACTTTTCataatagatttttaaaaataattctctAGAGTGGGTACCTACTCTTaacggaaaatattttttggtatcaTAGTTATGCGCAATAGATAAAATTAGTCAACCGTTTCAATAGAATCCGTTATCCTTTCGGACGGAAGCAGTAGCTGCCGATATTCACTAATCTAGACGAAGGTtactatacaaaaatatattaaaattacgcGTAGGTATTTGTTGCCTTTGTTcgaaaacatttcataataatattatttcaggaAACTAAGCGAATACTTAGGAATGTTTGCAATAAACATTAGGTAGTTTCTGATATGTTCCACAAACAAATTTCAACTATTCGTGGTAAACTATGTAGCGAGTTATGAGTTCTGAGTACTGATCACGTCTAAAATTAAAGTGGTTAGCGGAAAACCGCTCGTACTTTGTCATTGGCCGCCCAGAACATTCTGCCGCTGGACTCGCATGCTATTGAAAGCACTCGACCTCCCAAAATACTGCTACCACCTGAAACACAACGGGCATGTATACCACgaacacataattttaattgattaattagtCAGAATATCGTATGGTCTTTAGATAGATCGGATATcaaactatgtactttatcaaaCTATGTCGTTTTTGAGTTCGCATGTTTTTCAGACGGAAAAGAAATGgtgaattaatttgatattcCATGACCCCCAGCCCAGCATTCCAAATATGTTCTCAGTATCAGTTTGCATGGGTAAAAAATTATGGTAAATATGTGGGTACTTCTCAGAAATTTGTCAAAGTACACCTACCTTTCATTTATTACATCAGTATAAGGCCCACTGGGTGTCACAAAATTAGTTTTTGCGGTTTTATCCTTACTTAAGCTGTGCTTCACAGGTAATGCAATTGATTTACACATCCTACATGACTTCATACTGTCAATTTACATGATTCATACTTATTTTTCTACTTATAATATTCTACCTTTTCACTTTAATATGGACGTATGTAGGTGGGATATAGTTAtgagaaatataatataattacctCTAGGGTAAATCCCAGTAGATATATTGAGCACTTCCACCATACCTCTTGCATTTCCAGCCTAAAGCATATGTTAAGGAAAGTATACTTTCCGTCTCGAAAGTATGAAAACATGCCATTTGATACAGtaaaatatctcaaattcatttgtttatattttatatggacGTGCAAAATgggaaaatatatgtatatgtcttGTCTTCGCTATTCGTGTTTTAATTCATTTCAAAGGATACAATAACCATATTATTATTGGCTGGCTGGAAGACGCAGCAGAGCAGGGGTGCTCCGAGCTGGTCGGGCACGGCCCGCAGTCGGCGCCGCGCGTTCACCTCCCACAGACTCAGCGCCCCGTCCAGTGCACATGTTACCAACAGCTCGTTAGATGCTGACCAGTCGCAACCTTACCAACAAATATACTAAGTTTAATGTCcaattttcaaagcaaacagttttttaaagaaaaatgaaGTTCATGTGAATTGAACATGAATAAGGATGTTATAAGTTGAAAATAGTCCATTTCGtagacttaaaaatatataacttggATGGTGggggaaagaaaaaaaataatttacatgacaTTTTATAAGGTGGTAGAGTGGCTCATTCACTGATAGGCTGattaaacatttttgatttactgaaataaaacttacatctGGAACCATCATTCCATCATGGAATGAATGGAATTTTCatagtttattatttagaaaaagtaATCTTAGTACCTGTAACAGGCTTGGTGTGGCCGTCAAGAATGAAGGAGACGCGCGGAGGGGAGGCGGTGACGTCACAGATGGACACCGTGCCATCGTCGGAGCCACAGCACAGCTTCGAGCGGTCGTTGTTCGCGAACTTCACTACGCTTACTTGTTCAGTATGCTACAGAAAGAAAGGTAATTAATAAGAGTTTGTTAAATGAGGATAGGAAATGTTCCGCGTTGACGgcacagcatgttttcttcttccatactcatTTATCTGCCATTATCTCACGAGtcacattctttctagccatgtcaaTTTTCTTACAATCAATTCATCCTTTCTTTGTTTGTCGCCTTCGactatatccatccacattcatatTCATGCTCATGAcaatggtatataaacgtctgtttatttataagaatagaAATATTGTTGTATTGTTGTACCTGATCAAATATGTGATGAACTCCAGAGAATGCATAGTTCTCTGATATAGTCATGTCATTCTTCTTCTTTGCATTTGTGCTGGATGGACCTTCATCCACCAGTATACTAGCCTGAAATATAAGAACATCAGTAAATAGGTCTACTGGCATCTGTAGGTCTACAGGTCTTCTGGGGAACAGAAGTATGGCTCTGGGCat from Helicoverpa armigera isolate CAAS_96S chromosome 2, ASM3070526v1, whole genome shotgun sequence includes these protein-coding regions:
- the LOC135118479 gene encoding WD repeat-containing protein 13-like, which gives rise to MAAAFQQQIFALDARFNAYRAPNNPNFKTLYIRRRSQLLRENAKFKDIETIKKYINVRSQLLQRRYGVQDNISISSSSSRQRSSSKASILVDEGPSSTNAKKKNDMTISENYAFSGVHHIFDQHTEQVSVVKFANNDRSKLCCGSDDGTVSICDVTASPPRVSFILDGHTKPVTGCDWSASNELLVTCALDGALSLWEVNARRRLRAVPDQLGAPLLCCVFQPANNNMVIAGNARGMVEVLNISTGIYPRGGSSILGGRVLSIACESSGRMFWAANDKGVIVSYRMDSAGGGLSKLRRCAVGGAVTCLSWSPWLARHPALLVSAADNSLYLFRIADREGNLQLKKRFDVLHTQHSVKSTFCPIMSFRRGVCVVSGSEDSCVYFLDIEGHAEHPVVNKLQGHASPVIGVSFSYDESLLATSDVTGLVIIWRRS